From one Pseudoalteromonas ulvae UL12 genomic stretch:
- the qatC gene encoding Qat anti-phage system QueC-like protein QatC, which produces MTNFYFNHDPDNLPDFSDDCHPVQMFHTHQNDITKHSLVSKQLLQTVRDLGLHVDADAIDLITIATAVTAADTFELRDNAENAWARKMHLHVPVTDEDMWNTVEPELSSLLNFLTGDQWQFTFEKTTMPMPAPKKSEQAKAKAKSLIGLNSVCLFSGGLDSAVGAIDILNGKSDLKPLLVSHAYRGDGAKQEDIKQLLSPPFGELAYSMSPHIIKHLEGKTDISMRGRSFNFLAMAVLGISALRNANCDSSIETIVVPENGYISINPPLTRRRIGSHSTRTTHPNFLNRLESLLRDTGFHVKFVNPYQFKTKGEMLAECVDQDAIKKAVPLSVSCSHWHREHKQCGHCVPCLIRRASVFHAGFKEDAPYKTKRLRGLIKEKDTRDDLQAVQTAIIRLKQTDNYRSWLRMSGPIPQELDKREKLESTIKRGLAEVEAFIKDEFKS; this is translated from the coding sequence ACATCACTAAGCACAGCTTAGTGTCAAAACAACTACTACAAACAGTTCGTGATTTAGGATTGCATGTAGATGCTGATGCAATAGATCTCATAACAATTGCAACCGCCGTTACTGCCGCTGATACATTTGAATTGAGGGATAATGCAGAAAATGCATGGGCTAGAAAAATGCATTTGCATGTTCCTGTTACAGATGAGGATATGTGGAATACTGTTGAACCTGAACTTAGCTCATTGCTTAACTTTCTTACAGGCGATCAATGGCAATTTACGTTTGAAAAAACAACTATGCCGATGCCTGCTCCTAAAAAAAGTGAGCAAGCGAAAGCAAAAGCAAAATCACTAATAGGACTTAATTCAGTCTGCCTTTTTTCTGGTGGCCTTGATAGCGCAGTTGGTGCAATTGACATTTTAAACGGAAAGTCAGACTTAAAACCGCTTTTGGTTAGTCACGCTTATCGTGGTGATGGCGCTAAACAGGAAGATATTAAGCAATTATTATCCCCGCCATTCGGCGAATTGGCCTATTCAATGTCTCCTCATATAATAAAGCATTTAGAAGGTAAAACTGACATTAGCATGAGGGGAAGAAGCTTCAACTTCCTAGCTATGGCGGTACTTGGTATATCAGCCTTAAGAAATGCTAATTGCGATAGCAGTATTGAGACTATTGTCGTCCCTGAGAATGGCTATATTTCAATAAATCCACCGCTAACCAGAAGACGGATTGGTAGCCATAGTACTAGAACTACTCACCCAAACTTTCTGAACAGGCTTGAATCTTTGCTTAGAGATACTGGGTTCCATGTAAAATTTGTAAACCCTTATCAATTTAAAACCAAAGGTGAAATGTTAGCTGAATGCGTTGATCAAGATGCAATTAAAAAAGCAGTTCCCTTGAGCGTATCATGCAGTCATTGGCACAGAGAACATAAACAGTGTGGGCATTGTGTGCCTTGTCTAATTCGAAGAGCGTCAGTTTTTCATGCAGGATTTAAGGAAGATGCGCCATACAAGACAAAGCGGTTGAGAGGGCTTATCAAAGAAAAAGATACGCGAGATGATCTACAAGCGGTTCAAACAGCCATTATTAGGTTGAAACAGACTGATAATTATCGTTCTTGGCTACGAATGTCGGGGCCGATACCTCAAGAATTGGACAAGCGTGAAAAGCTGGAGTCAACGATTAAACGTGGTCTAGCTGAAGTTGAAGCGTTTATTAAAGATGAATTTAAATCATGA